One stretch of Sebastes umbrosus isolate fSebUmb1 chromosome 5, fSebUmb1.pri, whole genome shotgun sequence DNA includes these proteins:
- the mpl gene encoding thrombopoietin receptor isoform X2, with the protein MNLPCGWEMLLISLWIQVGFVPGIHYKDGTVNHLSREDVLLLKDEQDPKCFTRTGEDFTCFFETTENRTYDLLYKDEGEKYEMSVQRTEEGTFLHFYSFPTTDVFMYVETHLEVVEHNTNTSLYNRTVSVEDHVLLDPPFSVSLHQNDQAGQLKVSWHTKVSKNWKADVMFRIRYSSKGLGEKTIEAKEGDILLDSLGPGEEVEVQVTVKCALNPNAGHWSSWSHPVRAVVPQYADDISLTCYTSDLQNITCQWNGSRYGEENEYKLLYKMDRSEALGWTEWTECLTDRDLTELCHFHGDESRKFRVKLSSTSAPLSRNFYTQEFTLNKSIKTNPPRHLRGALEKDKLCLRWEAPLPSLSSHLQYEVGYQIRGGEAWMTVSLKGPETGTCLEVPTGSQYSVKFRAKPNGYIYSGYWSDWSDVLTGDTPADVGTLLVLCIPVLMLIIAIILISLFSTYHSKLKLYFWPPVPNLDKVLQGFLTEVNGPRWNPPITAKQWSDENTSSVVEIVSKDEVSRLRKLQEGSTQLLSPERNSCSGEQADGSRGTEVFPDYVALNKDSVILCPKGNNYVSEEVGEKEGQGVSAELLQTCQPYCTDGSVCIPPCLASDFLNHSYFPLAEPADRFDCKVNAARGPGNLYTNFPCS; encoded by the exons ATGAATTTGCCATGCGGGTGGGAGATGCTCCTTATTAGCTTGTGGATACAAGTGGGCTTTGTGCCTGGGATACATTACAAGGATGGAACTGTCAATCATCTGTCAAGGGAAG ATGTTTTGCTCTTAAAGGATGAGCAGGATCCCAAATGTTTCACCCGGACAGGAGAGGATTTCACCTGCTTCTTTGAGACCACAGAAAACAGGACTTATGATTTACTCTACAAGGATGAAGG AGAGAAATATGAAATGTCTGTCCAGAGAACAGAAGAGGGAACCTTCCTCCATTTCTACTCATTTCCTACGAcggatgttttcatgtatgtgGAAACACACCTTGAAGTGGTGGAgcacaacaccaacaccagccTCTACAACCGGACTGTCTCTGTGGAGGACCACG TTCTCCTCGATCCCCCCTTCAGTGTGTCGTTACACCAAAATGACCAAGCAGGACAGCTGAAGGTTTCATGGCACACAAAGGTCTCGAAAAACTGGAAAGCTGATGTGATGTTTAGGATTCGATACTCCTCCAAGGGACTGGGAGAGAAGACAATAGag GCAAAGGAGGGCGACATACTACTCGACTCTCTGGGACCAGGGGAGGAGGTTGAGGTTCAGGTCACTGTCAAATGTGCCTTAAATCCAAATGCAGGACACTGGAGCAGCTGGTCACACCCTGTGCGAGCTGTTGTTCCCCAATATGCAG atGATATTTCACTAACCTGCTACACCTCTGACCTGCAAAATATCACCTGCCAGTGGAATGGGAGCAGATATGGTGAAGAGAATGAGTACAAGCTTTTATATAAGATGGATCGCAG TGAAGCTTTGGGCTGGACAGAATGGACCGAGTGTCTCACTGACAGGGACTTGACTGAACTGTGCCATTTCCATGGAGATGAGTCCAGGAAATTCAGGGTCAAGCTCAGCAGCACTTCAGCTCCACTCAGCAGAAACTTCTATACTCAAGAGTTCACTCTCAACAAGAGTA tcaaAACAAACCCACCACGTCATCTGAGAGGAGCATTGGAGAAAGACAAGTTATGCTTGAGATGGGAAGCTCCTCTTCCGTCTCTGTCGAGTCACTTGCAGTATGAAGTCGGCTATCAGATCAGAGGGGGTGAAGCATGGATG ACGGTGTCCCTAAAGGGTCCTGAGACTGGCACATGTCTCGAGGTTCCAACAGGTAGCCAGTACAGTGTTAAGTTCAGGGCTAAACCTAATGGGTACATTTATTCCGGCTACTGGAGTGACTGGTCAGATGTGCTTACTGGTGACACCCCCGCTGACGTAG gCACGTTGCTCGTGCTGTGTATCCCTGTATTGATGCTGATAATTGCCATCATCCTCATCTCCCTGTTTTCCACTTACCACAG TAAACTCAAGCTGTATTTTTGGCCGCCGGTCCCAAACCTTGACAAAGTCCTACAAGGTTTTCTgacagaggtcaacggaccgaGATGG AATCCTCCAATAACAGCAAAGCAGTGGTCTGACGAAAACACGTCATCTGTGGTGGAGATTGTGTCTAAAGACGAGGTTTCAAGATTGCGGAAACTACAAGAGGGATCCACCCAGCTCCTGTCACCAGAAAGAAACTCCTGTAGCGGAGAACAGGCAGATGGAAGCCGTGGGACTGAAGTCTTTCCCGACTATGTGGCTCTGAACAAAGACAGTGTCATTCTTTGCCCAAAAGGAAACAACTATGTCTCCGAGGAGGTTGGAGAGAAAGAAGGCCAGGGGGTGAGTGCTGAGCTCCTCCAAACATGTCAGCCTTACTGCACTGATGGCTCAGTCTGTATCCCACCCTGCTTAGCCAGTGACTTTCTTAACCATTCCTACTTCCCTCTGGCTGAGCCTGCAGACAGGTTCGACTGCAAGGTCAATGCTGCAAGAGGGCCAGGCAACCTCTATACTAATTTCCCCTGTAGCTAA
- the mpl gene encoding thrombopoietin receptor isoform X1 — translation MSVQRTEEGTFLHFYSFPTTDVFMYVETHLEVVEHNTNTSLYNRTVSVEDHVLLDPPFSVSLHQNDQAGQLKVSWHTKVSKNWKADVMFRIRYSSKGLGEKTIEAKEGDILLDSLGPGEEVEVQVTVKCALNPNAGHWSSWSHPVRAVVPQYADDISLTCYTSDLQNITCQWNGSRYGEENEYKLLYKMDRSEALGWTEWTECLTDRDLTELCHFHGDESRKFRVKLSSTSAPLSRNFYTQEFTLNKSIKTNPPRHLRGALEKDKLCLRWEAPLPSLSSHLQYEVGYQIRGGEAWMTVSLKGPETGTCLEVPTGSQYSVKFRAKPNGYIYSGYWSDWSDVLTGDTPADVGTLLVLCIPVLMLIIAIILISLFSTYHSKLKLYFWPPVPNLDKVLQGFLTEVNGPRWNPPITAKQWSDENTSSVVEIVSKDEVSRLRKLQEGSTQLLSPERNSCSGEQADGSRGTEVFPDYVALNKDSVILCPKGNNYVSEEVGEKEGQGVSAELLQTCQPYCTDGSVCIPPCLASDFLNHSYFPLAEPADRFDCKVNAARGPGNLYTNFPCS, via the exons ATGTCTGTCCAGAGAACAGAAGAGGGAACCTTCCTCCATTTCTACTCATTTCCTACGAcggatgttttcatgtatgtgGAAACACACCTTGAAGTGGTGGAgcacaacaccaacaccagccTCTACAACCGGACTGTCTCTGTGGAGGACCACG TTCTCCTCGATCCCCCCTTCAGTGTGTCGTTACACCAAAATGACCAAGCAGGACAGCTGAAGGTTTCATGGCACACAAAGGTCTCGAAAAACTGGAAAGCTGATGTGATGTTTAGGATTCGATACTCCTCCAAGGGACTGGGAGAGAAGACAATAGag GCAAAGGAGGGCGACATACTACTCGACTCTCTGGGACCAGGGGAGGAGGTTGAGGTTCAGGTCACTGTCAAATGTGCCTTAAATCCAAATGCAGGACACTGGAGCAGCTGGTCACACCCTGTGCGAGCTGTTGTTCCCCAATATGCAG atGATATTTCACTAACCTGCTACACCTCTGACCTGCAAAATATCACCTGCCAGTGGAATGGGAGCAGATATGGTGAAGAGAATGAGTACAAGCTTTTATATAAGATGGATCGCAG TGAAGCTTTGGGCTGGACAGAATGGACCGAGTGTCTCACTGACAGGGACTTGACTGAACTGTGCCATTTCCATGGAGATGAGTCCAGGAAATTCAGGGTCAAGCTCAGCAGCACTTCAGCTCCACTCAGCAGAAACTTCTATACTCAAGAGTTCACTCTCAACAAGAGTA tcaaAACAAACCCACCACGTCATCTGAGAGGAGCATTGGAGAAAGACAAGTTATGCTTGAGATGGGAAGCTCCTCTTCCGTCTCTGTCGAGTCACTTGCAGTATGAAGTCGGCTATCAGATCAGAGGGGGTGAAGCATGGATG ACGGTGTCCCTAAAGGGTCCTGAGACTGGCACATGTCTCGAGGTTCCAACAGGTAGCCAGTACAGTGTTAAGTTCAGGGCTAAACCTAATGGGTACATTTATTCCGGCTACTGGAGTGACTGGTCAGATGTGCTTACTGGTGACACCCCCGCTGACGTAG gCACGTTGCTCGTGCTGTGTATCCCTGTATTGATGCTGATAATTGCCATCATCCTCATCTCCCTGTTTTCCACTTACCACAG TAAACTCAAGCTGTATTTTTGGCCGCCGGTCCCAAACCTTGACAAAGTCCTACAAGGTTTTCTgacagaggtcaacggaccgaGATGG AATCCTCCAATAACAGCAAAGCAGTGGTCTGACGAAAACACGTCATCTGTGGTGGAGATTGTGTCTAAAGACGAGGTTTCAAGATTGCGGAAACTACAAGAGGGATCCACCCAGCTCCTGTCACCAGAAAGAAACTCCTGTAGCGGAGAACAGGCAGATGGAAGCCGTGGGACTGAAGTCTTTCCCGACTATGTGGCTCTGAACAAAGACAGTGTCATTCTTTGCCCAAAAGGAAACAACTATGTCTCCGAGGAGGTTGGAGAGAAAGAAGGCCAGGGGGTGAGTGCTGAGCTCCTCCAAACATGTCAGCCTTACTGCACTGATGGCTCAGTCTGTATCCCACCCTGCTTAGCCAGTGACTTTCTTAACCATTCCTACTTCCCTCTGGCTGAGCCTGCAGACAGGTTCGACTGCAAGGTCAATGCTGCAAGAGGGCCAGGCAACCTCTATACTAATTTCCCCTGTAGCTAA